CTTTTAATTGCACATCAAGATGTTGTTGAGCATAGGTTAGTATGCCGACAGCAGCCTATGAAAAAGAATCCCAAACCATCAATAATGACAAATATCAAAGATAGTGAGTGAGATGGGCGAAATAGGATACAAAATACAGTGTACCTCATGCTGGTGTAACTGATTATTTATGTGTATAAGAGCCTCGACAACAGCAACTGGGTTCGCATCCATCCTCCTGGATCGTGGACCTTCAAATTCCATCTCTTTATAATGCAGAGCTTTGGCAAAAACACGACACTACAAAGTAGGAAATTGCACCATTACCAAGAAAATCGGATGAATGCTTGATATGATACTAAAAGAGGTACCAAAGCTAATTTAACTAGGGAATTCATGACGCAAACCTTTTCAGCTAGTGC
This genomic stretch from Camelina sativa cultivar DH55 unplaced genomic scaffold, Cs unpScaffold03403, whole genome shotgun sequence harbors:
- the LOC104774523 gene encoding serine/threonine-protein kinase TOR-like, yielding MEHDEKPLPIDIRLLGALAEKCRVFAKALHYKEMEFEGPRSRRMDANPVAVVEALIHINNQLHQHEAAVGILTYAQQHLDVQLKESWYEKLQRWDDALKAYTLKASQTSNPHLVLEATLGL